The genomic window AACCCGGACTCATACCGCAATGAAATTGCTGAAGAACGGTCTGAAATGTTCAATTTTGACGATCAGATCACCCCGGATCATCAGGCATATCAGCAGGCCATACAGATTTTTTCCGCCCATCAGATCAAAGAGATGAATCAGAAACCATTATTCCATCGAATGATCAATGCATTCCGCCTGGTGTATTACCAGCTGGCCCTCAAGATCCTGCATCAAAAAACCCAGCCCATCCCCTGTTATGCCGGAATTACCAATGCGCATCTGACCCCGTATGGTGATGTGTGGGCCTGCTGCACACTGGGCTACACCCGGAGCATGGGCAACCTCAAAGATGCCGGGGATGATTTCAGGACGGTCTGGCACAGCCCCCGGGCACAGCAAATCAGAAAACAGATCAAAAACAAGGAATGTGCCTGCCCATTGGCAAACCAGATGTACTCCAATTTATTGATGGATACCAGGAGCATTTTAAAGGTGCTGTCGCTGATACTCAGGAAAAAGAGCAACGCGGAGGTCACATGAAATTTCTGGTTACCGGCGCCACCGGCTTTATCGGACCCTATCTGGTGAAAGAACTGACCCGGCGCGGCCATGCCTGCCGGTGTCTGGTCAGAGACATTGAAAAAGCTGTTCCCATGCTGCCTGAAAACCTTGTTGAATTGGTTCAGACAGATATCAGAGAAACACACCGGCTGGCAGGCATTGCCGATGGTATGGACGGAGTGTTTCACCTGGCCACCATGGGCCATGCCTATCATTACAATGTTCCGGACCAGGATTTTTTTGATATCAATGTACAGGGCACTGAAAATATCGCCCGAGAGGCCCTGACATCAAACGTGAAGCGGTTTGTCCACTGCAGTTCGGTTGCCGCCATGGGCGTATGCAAGGAGACCCCGGCCGATGAAAACACCTTGTGCCGGCCGGTGCATCCCTATGGTATCAGCAAGCTGGCAGCGGAAAAAAAAATCATGGAACTGATCCAGACCCGAAATCTGCCGGCATCCATCATCCGGTTTTCCATGGTGTACGGCCCCGGCGACTGGCGGGACATGCTCAAACTGGTCCGTTTATACAAAAAAGGCCTGTACCCGAAAGTCGGGAACCGGCCCAAACTCACGCCGTTGATCCATGTCACCGATGCTGTGAACGGACTGATCCAGGCCTATGAAAAAGGCCGGATCGGTCAACTGTATTTTCTGACCAATGAAACCCCTGAAAAATTCGATGATATCCGGCAGTACATCGCCCAAGGACTGAATATGAAACGGCCGGTTCTGTATGTCCCGGAATGGATGGCTCTGACTGGGGCCGGTATGATTGAAACCCTGTTTAAAATGATCGGCAAAGTACCGCCCGTGACCCGGAACAATATCCGGTCCACCCTGGCGGACCGGGTGTTTTCAGTGGAAAAATCCATCAGAGATCTGGAGTTTGCCACCCATGTGCCGGCAAAACAGGGGATTGTTGAAACCGTGAAATGGTATAAAGAAAAAGGATGGGTATAGATCGATGGGAAAAGAGCGGG from Desulfotignum phosphitoxidans DSM 13687 includes these protein-coding regions:
- a CDS encoding NAD-dependent epimerase/dehydratase family protein — protein: MKFLVTGATGFIGPYLVKELTRRGHACRCLVRDIEKAVPMLPENLVELVQTDIRETHRLAGIADGMDGVFHLATMGHAYHYNVPDQDFFDINVQGTENIAREALTSNVKRFVHCSSVAAMGVCKETPADENTLCRPVHPYGISKLAAEKKIMELIQTRNLPASIIRFSMVYGPGDWRDMLKLVRLYKKGLYPKVGNRPKLTPLIHVTDAVNGLIQAYEKGRIGQLYFLTNETPEKFDDIRQYIAQGLNMKRPVLYVPEWMALTGAGMIETLFKMIGKVPPVTRNNIRSTLADRVFSVEKSIRDLEFATHVPAKQGIVETVKWYKEKGWV